The Vitis vinifera cultivar Pinot Noir 40024 chromosome 16, ASM3070453v1 DNA segment CTAATGTTGTAGCTAATGTTGATTTTGCTCATACACTCAAGTCTGATGCTTTTATGTAACCTGGTTTGAGCACTCCTATTGCAAGATCAATTGTTAATGGTAGAGAAGCAAGGAGCTTAAGCTGGCTATACTCATAGAATGATAACAATAGTTAAGAATGGTATATACAAGCCTAAGATTTATATAGCAAAGCCATGAAAGCCTTCTAGTCTACTTGTTGCTCTACAAAACCAAAGTGGAAGGTAATCTTAGAAGAATATGGTAATCTTCGTAAGAATGGAACCTCATCATTAATTTCATTACCAACTAAGAGGAAAACTATAGTGTATTAATAGGTTTTCGAAGTCAAAGATGGCAATATACTCAAGTACAAGGCTCGATTAGTGGCTAAAGGGTTTTATCAATAAgccaaattttatttcaatgaaatatttaatcattttatgaaacTAACCACAATCAATATTGTTTTTACTATAGCTTTGACAAGACATTGGTGTATATATCAATTGGACatcaataatgtttttttgaatGGAGTTCTTCAAGAGAATGTCTTTATGAAACAACATCATGGGTTTATAGATGAAACTTACTTGGTCTGCAAACTTCATAAAGCCTTGTATGGTCCAAAATAGGAGCctaatgtcacggacttagtcgttcactaagctcgtgcagCACTTAGGCAAGttaagacgcttgatcttgctaagtcaaccttgctcccaatgcttagcttgctagacTAAGACGCTCACAactcgaaagcttaagaagcttagtaggcaaccctttaaagaatggaagctcttattaactcaagaaggcctttacaagtgcttggaagctcacttgcttggttaggaagtgatttgggtggttccttggccaaatgaggccttcacctatttataggcaccaatggaactctctggaaccttagagggttccttacaaattaagaatattctagaactccctacactaatctatgtacaaccctatatacaagaatatacaagagatcttTAGAATcttctagaaagccttggactcctctcatgccttccaccatagtgtagagatgtgtggacatctctaggcatctctagaaccttccacactcttcccaccaatggcttagtgtagatggctccaggagtctccagaagcttcccttcTCCTATATAAGCTCATGGgaagggtcatttgaagcatcttgtgacactaaGACTTAGTTTGATAAGCTACATAAGACACTTCTAATGCTTGGATTTGTATCACGAAAGTCTAACTAATTACTTTTTCTCAAGACTCTTATAGATGGATATCATCTACATTATTGTTTATGTAGATGATATCCTTATAATTGGAGGTGAGTTAAGAGTTATTTCTCAGTTGATAAGAACGTTAACtattgaatttgttttaaagGACTTAGATAAGATTGATTATTTCTAGGCATTCGAGTAAAACAAACAAGTGAAGGAATTCATTTATCACAAATCAAATATATTGGTGATTTGTTAAGCACGTCCAAGATGGTTCATGCAAAAGGTTTGAAGCTCAACACAAGTGAAAAAGTCCAAATTGATGTTGTCTAGTTTTATTGGAGCATAGTGGGAGCtttgtaatattatattataacaAGACTTGAGATAATTTATAGTGCAAATAAAGTGTGTCAATTTATGTAAAATTCCACTAAAGAACACTGGAAACTTATGAAGACTATTCTTAGGTATTTGAGTTTCACTAGACTCGATAGGTTTCTGTTATACAAATTGGGCATAAGATCATGATAAATGTTTGACATCAAGATATTATGCTTTTGTTGGCTTCTATTAGGTTTCTTAGCACTCAAAGAGACAATACACTATTTCTAAATCCAATATTGAGGCTAAGTACATAGATTTAACCAATTTGATTGTTAaaatgacttggatattgtcttTATTGTCCAAGTTACAAGTGAAGTTGCAAAGAATACAATTAATTTAGTATGATAATTTGAGTCTTGTGTTGTTATTTGCAAGTCCAATGTTACATGCTAGGATTAAGCATATAgaatttgatttataatttgTTATAGAGAAAGTAATGAAGGACGAGATTGAAGTCAGACATGTTCCTTCATCAGATCAACTAGCCAATGTTTTCACCAAGGTAGCTCCAAGTGATCAACTTAATTCAATAAGATTCAGACTTACAGTAGAAAAATTTCTCACCTTAAGTTTGAGGAAGAATGCTAAGACATAAGATTAGTTGattgaagttttttattttagtcaTAGTTAGCTTAGCCAACTATATAGTTTGTATTAATTAAACTTGTTGCAGTCAATCACAAGTCTATTAGagattttcctttgtattttataCTAGATTGTAtgcatttcaaattttaatttaatggaAAAAAGTTTAGAATTTCATTCTGAACTTTCTTACCTAagtatttcttcaaatttttcttagaaaattccattcaaatttattattttgaaacttgaaaataactcatttttttaggtaaatatcctttaatatttcaattatttccatgtaagttttttaaaaaaaaatattatttttatgagaaaaaaataaggatatttttatcaaaaatagattttttttttggacgaAGTTATTACTTtgcttttaatcaaataacttatGAAATTACTAAAGAAAAGTTGTGCAGTCGGAAGCCAATCCAAACAGTCCCTAACCTGATTGATAATACGCAAATATTTACCACTTGTTAAACGAGAGTCGGGTCAAGTCCAAGTTTCTATCCATTCGGAAACTCCATCCCAacgcaaaataaaattttccaccAATCCAAACAGTCCGGCGAAAAGAATTCCCTCCACCTCACTTCTTCAGAGTCTAGGGTTTCTAAACCAACAATATGTCTACTCACTCACTGTCTCTGCTCCCAATTTCATGTCATAGAAACCCTAACGATCCTGCTTCACCTCTTCTACTTTCTCTCCATAAAAACGGTTTGTTTAGCTCTTTGATTGGTCAGAAGCTTTCCATTCAGTCTTCCCATTCGCGGCTTGTTGTTTCGACGCGTTATAGATCGACCGTCGCTACGGTTTTGTTGAGCCTTCCAACTGCGTAAGTTTTGTTAGCAATTAGAAGTTTTACAATTCCTTTCTCGTTGTACAAgcaaaattttgattgattctggctttaaaaaccaaaaggaaatTGTGTATAGAATGTTGGTCGGGCATTTTACATGTTAGTTTGTTTCTGCGAGGGTTTGGTTTGTTAGAATAACGTCTCGGTacatgtactttttttttttccttttttggtagGAAAATGGGATTGATTTAAGCTTTCAGAAGCTAGAGAAGTGCTTGTACAATCCTTATTGGATTGTACTTTGGTTACTTTTACTTGTTGATTTATGTTATTGTGAAGTTTGAGTTAGTACGAATAATCTGTTTTGTTAGCTTAGGCAAAGCACTCTTGTTCGtttggaaagaaaaacaaaattgcaCTAATTCGGCCTTTTGAAAGTCAGAAGTGCTTCCAAAATGTTCATGGACTTGTACTTGTATTGAATCTTTAcatgttgattttgtttttcttttgagtGTTTTTTATTGTGAGAATGATTTGTTCAGTTGGGTCTTCAAAATGCTCTTCATGTCTGGTagttttatatgttttaatttagTTTGAGATGTGTTGCTCCTACTATTGCAACCGGTTGTAAAAGTTGTCCAACTGCAAGGTTGTGACAAGAATTTTCAAAGTAGTCCTATTGTTTTGGAAAGGAAGAATTACATTGGTTTTTAACCATTAAGTGCAAGAAAAATGCTTCCAGATATTCAAATCGCTTTTTGAAGTTAGAGGTGCATTATACATGGTTTGGTTGTGGTTTTTGTGATGGTAAGGCTCGTAGTAATGATTTgctttaagaatattttttgtttaaaaaagcAGAAAATTGCACGTGTGGCTTAAAATGAACTAAAGCATGCTCAAAATGGAAACTCAGCTCAACTCTAATTTGATTAACGATGTTTGAGGAGTTTACGAGATTTGTTTTTGGTGGCATGTTCAGAACATCTTGTTTTTATGACaaatttcacatttatttagctaaaaaaaaagtgagaaaaaggTGTTCTAGAATGCTAATGTAACTGTAATTTGATTAATTTGGTATACTCAGTTTAGTTATTTAAAGAGtctttttattgtaaaatattCTCTTTGTTCTTTCAAATGAAAAATGCATTGATTTCAACTACTGAAGGCAAGAAAATGCTAACCTATTCATTTTGGTTTTATATGTTGACTTTGTTTTTGTGAGGATCAAGGTTTTCTTAGAATTATGGGTTTGATTTTGCAGAAAGCCAGAGAGGACTTCTTCTGAGAAAGTTCCAAAGTGAGTTTGTTAGACTTAgtgtttttctttctgttttggTTGGTATTTTTTGATGCTCTAATGGCTTGCTGAGAAAAAGGAGGACAATAAAAGAGAAGCAACattatgattttcttatattgctTATCAAGAAAACAGGAAAAATCAATTCAAGTTAGCTTTGTACAGTATTTGGCTTTCTAACTTGACTCTCTATTTCCCAGGAATTAAATagcataaaatataatattgaaaacttatttttctttgttctccTTATTTTTCTTGGCAACTAGACAGTGTTAGAACTTACTTTAAATGTATGGGAAATGGTGTTTAGATGGTCGGCCAGGGCAATAAAGTCATTTTCTATGGCGGAATTGGAAGCAAGGAAGCTGAAGTACCCAAATACTGGAACCGAGGCTCTTCTAATGGGAATCTTGGTTGAGGGTTAGTAATTTTGGTCACATCTTTTAGGTTGATCACTGTTCACATTTGTGTTTTAGATGTTGCAGTTTTTTCTTGTTGCAAGCTGTTTCAGCATGGACTCTCACTCAAAATACTGAAAATAAGAATAACTatctttagaaaataaaaatagaaaaattattaaccATTATTTTTCGTTCTTTTATTTACGTACTTATTAACTACCATTGGTCCATCAAGCACAGAATTTTACTTTAATGATTTAATCCCCTTGAGAGAGTTTCTTATTGATTCCAAATTACTCCATTAGTTGCCTGTGGCTACTTCATGCACAAATGCAGGTACCAGGACCTGCATTGGACTAAAAATCTGGAAGTATTTACTGAAACCATTTGTTCTATCTAAAGCCTAATAGTTGTAATATTTTCCATCCTATTGGTGAAATTTTTTCTAGCCTGATGAATTTCTATTAAGgagattttttaaatgtaaatagTAATAGGGGTGGCAATGTGGCATCTTGTGGAGTTACATGGTGCCTCATTCAATTGCCTGTATATGCCATGCCATTCTATGAATATTCCTTTTCCTTGCTCATTTGACTgcaagtttttctttttcttgcagGTACTAGCCTAGCTGCAAAATTTTTGAGGGCAAATGGAATCACACTTTTCAAGGTGCGAGAAGAAACTGTGAATTTGCTTGGAAAATCTGATTTGTACTTTTTCAGCCCTGAGCATCCTCCATTGACTGAACCAGCCCAGAGAGCCCTTGATTGGGCTGTTGATGAGAAAATAAAGTCAGGTAGTTTCAGTATTTATTTCTTGATTGTTGACTTTTGGCCCTTACAACCAGTGCAGCAAGCATTTGCTACAACATAGTCCCACTTAAGCTTCACTCACTGTTAAGCTTGGATAAGTTTTAAGCACTCAAACTCACTAAGCTAGGTTCAAATGACCCCATCAAAGTGCTAAGTTTGAGTTGTTATCATTTGTGTAGATTCAGTAATTTTATGGCTTTGTgtcttttcaaattttcatgatTATTAATAACTAATATAAGTTTGTGATGCAAGGTTGAGTGTGAACACAGTGAAAGGTTTATTCAGCCTTCAGGTAACTGAATATATGATGTCAAATGTATACTGCTCTTGGAGTCAGTTGATTTATTAAATGTGAagtcattgggtatttgggtgGGGTTCATGTCTCACTATTTAAATGTTGAGGGTGGGAGCTTATACAACTAGAATTTTGGAGAGAATATCATGCTAGAAGCGGACACGAGCGGTAACTTGTatttttgcctattaaaaaacaaCCTGACAAATGATGATtcacttttctttattttttctaagaaTGTGACTGAGTCAAGTTTGTATTTCTCTTTCCCAATGTATGCTTCTGTAGTTTCTTTGTTCCCTTTTCTTtggacttaattttttttttctcatatgaaTATACTTTCTTTTACTCTATATGACTTGGAAGGTTCATCTCTGTGGTGGTATTATTGTTTATAATGTTTTTCTTAGTGTATTTTAGGTCACCCTAAAATTGAGTGTGGCGTGTGTCACTGAGACTACAGTAACGAAATCTGTGGGTCAGTGAGGACTGTTGATGTAGGCTGTAGCTACTAGCTATTAGTGCTACAAAGTAACATCCTTCTTATTAAAAGATGTGAAATATTGAGAATGGAAATTAcattttagatttaattttcCTTACATACTTCTCCCAGTATATTTCTCTTGTTTCCTCTTTTATACAAAGaacaaagaatt contains these protein-coding regions:
- the LOC100261804 gene encoding ATP-dependent Clp protease ATP-binding subunit CLPT1, chloroplastic isoform X2 — translated: MSTHSLSLLPISCHRNPNDPASPLLLSLHKNGLFSSLIGQKLSIQSSHSRLVVSTRYRSTVATVLLSLPTAKPERTSSEKVPKWSARAIKSFSMAELEARKLKYPNTGTEALLMGILVEGTSLAAKFLRANGITLFKVREETVNLLGKSDLYFFSPEHPPLTEPAQRALDWAVDEKIKSGEEGEITTSHLLLGIWAEEESAGHKILATLGFNDDQAKELAKSINKETDLSF
- the LOC100261804 gene encoding ATP-dependent Clp protease ATP-binding subunit CLPT1, chloroplastic isoform X3, with amino-acid sequence MSTHSLSLLPISCHRNPNDPASPLLLSLHKNGLFSSLIGQKLSIQSSHSRLVVSTRYRSTVATVLLSLPTAKPERTSSEKVPKWSARAIKSFSMAELEARKLKYPNTGTEALLMGILVEGTSLAAKFLRANGITLFKVREETVNLLGKSDLYFFSPEHPPLTEPAQRALDWAVDEKIKSGEEGEITTSHLLLGIWAEEESAGHKILATLGFNDDQAKELAKSETDLSF
- the LOC100261804 gene encoding ATP-dependent Clp protease ATP-binding subunit CLPT1, chloroplastic isoform X1, yielding MSTHSLSLLPISCHRNPNDPASPLLLSLHKNGLFSSLIGQKLSIQSSHSRLVVSTRYRSTVATVLLSLPTAKPERTSSEKVPKWSARAIKSFSMAELEARKLKYPNTGTEALLMGILVEGTSLAAKFLRANGITLFKVREETVNLLGKSDLYFFSPEHPPLTEPAQRALDWAVDEKIKSGEEGEITTSHLLLGIWAEEESAGHKILATLGFNDDQAKELAKSVSSNFRSFRPWLKTILDNVFVIQKTRLGNL